The proteins below are encoded in one region of Aquisphaera giovannonii:
- a CDS encoding MG2 domain-containing protein, which yields MMRRSSGMVAAESTFAARHGRPAARVFAIVASALSAASLAGAADPPARGPEAIRDAAAIQPAAPVVPGDVVAAMQEGKYDAAEGLLATLAAKADAADDRAYLNYLRAVAQRLAGRRKEAIETLQSAMKASPGGSWVPKIRYELAGLEMAAGNLAAAEELSRNEAIRLLADDRKDRLAEVYHAHARHLLQPDDPILQPDPNGAWELLNQARDLAKSPTLRAQLLFSMGKASQQAGNDPRAIENFQAYLREYPGGADRFAAKYRLGEVQRHTNALLPARLTWTDLAREIEKLPPQQRTRDADSIRADALAGIPSTYGIPTPQDDANLSLGVAALRRCLAAYPSHRGAVRAAYEVGASYLARGKSDAALEAFRQFLKGDEFRVESDEARRDQAELLMTATFQSAQILQGQQKYAEAIAGWRGYLGKFPNGPQSADAQRAILDTELLVAADHLARERYAEARAAWNAFVAGNPLDPRVPELLFQVGESFAKEKKYDEAIASWGPLTTKFPASEPAAHAQFLTASLFESEKADPAGAIERFRKIAVEPWKSQALQHVAVMESLALAVMTPRAFRTGETPGLKITSRNLEKLTFTAYRLNAEAYFRKKHGLGNVESLDIGLVAPDAEWTSEVPGYAKYRPVEATYELKSLERPAVYVVKVTDQKHLQATTLVVSSDIEAVLKTSRDQVLVFAQDMKTGKGRPRAKVLLSDGGQVVLEAETGADGVLIHDWSPARPGSSHLAYLILDGGNVAGSGLAVPEKVSQGLSPRAYIYADRPAYRPGQTVAVRGVVREVQNGQYANVPGALYRFEVTDSRGRQLVSRNVTLSEFGTFRESFPIDRGAPVGTYRIRAYQPGKSEFSGAFEVQSYQLEPIELAFDLKKSIYYRGEAVETDVVAKYQYGAPVAGRPIEVNLPDGRILHGETDNAGKFHLGFSTDAFAEDASLRIVARLTQDNVEAGAVVMLATRGFDIGLRTRRDVFLDGESFPVTATTTDAKGAPIGQSLSLSVIKMVTQAGRVTEREVERKTVATDAKTGTASLTFRVDDKDGGSFRLRAAGSDQFGNPIVTDHAIYISGKKDENHLRILADRQQFKLGEQAEVNLHSRGRAGTALLTWEADKILSYKLVTLKEGDNPLAWPVDGPQFPNFTLTASRMWENTFDQAKLDVQVERELTVTVKPVRPTVGPGEEVELEVTAADQLGRPAAAELSIAMIDRALLRLHPDRMPAIASFFYDQTRTGAFSTESSNTFRYVPATVPVARAVVDEAERIAAVAANAADRKDVQQAAQSQVALSLPAPSAPGDPDRLQAKGAMMGGYGGAGGAPAEAAGRRELASKRRSAGARDKRKADVSKDAEGSGYFQQLRGEAGEASAEDFDDRVALGDAPSNQPGSPRQRFVETAYWNPSVVTGKDGKGRVAFKAPGSLSDYLITARGVTGGDTLVGQTTTSLTIRKDFFVDLKAPGALTQGDRPRVIARVHHVGVIGTVDLRLTVYGGGREEVFPKALEIKGDGVDEVLMDGFETPDTDSVRLTLAGTLGASRDEVTAEIPVRPWGVQAYASESGTTSDGTAVFVGLPKGRAYESPEMVVLISPTLRRMLIELAMGRESRVDSPGLSCRIAPPPANTTADRAADLLAATSALAYLRATRSAGSPDVQRITSRIQGLVAELTAAQNEDGGWPWVAAGPIPRQNEKAPAAVGSERLTSAAVFWSLSAAEQAGLVPDAKVLDKAAGWLTQAVTAGTSSRDLDARATILHALSTRHAATFEMANSLNRERQVLSNAALAYLALTFANLSRPELGGELAAILVPRAKVEPTAPGRPSRLYWEGSGQSANARGSVETTALVSLALARVRPNGNELDRAAEWLHAHRFGYGWNPHRAKGAAVAALALYHGRSKGAEDRYRLTVTVNDAKVAELDVAGAGESREIRVPTKALKAGDANRVGLAMEGRGTFSYSVTMTGFSRDFGPDQDRTNRPAWVDRRVYWPAPRELDGKVLPSNFSVAVNPSTWENTISQVPLGGKSRVGLVVWRNVPDTTPEWERDFLVVEEQLPAGTTLIAGSVITSASSYTLADGVLTFYFAPDQNPGGIQYDVYGYLPGQYRALPTSVRSAYDPGRSHLGQPSDFKVLSPGEKNTDEYRVTPDELYAAGKIHFDAGRYAEAAASLEPLFAAYTLREDVLKDAARMLLLINIAPYDARKVVQYFEVVKEKAPELILDFDKLLVIGKAYRDINEYERATIVWRGLIEASYLEDARVGELLRQRGKTLEATAYLIGLWRTYPNTPSIESDFFGLSQILAKGAAEAFTEPRLRAELAAAGVTRSQLLLQTIRMVQVFLSQSPTNPMADEASLALVNAFIELEDYEGVVKLAGRFAATYPRSSYLDAFQYSEALANFHLGRYDRAVEVAEKISRAVYKDASGVDQPSPNKWQAIYILGQIFDARRVPAKAVDYYKQVADRFTDAASAIQFYTRKELRVPEVSIVRPQPRPAVAGAEGPGPRPPTGLRAVGLEPAGAGVEGLSKPGIKLEYRNIAKAEVTAYPVDLMQLYLARRNLNAIAGIDLAGITPLVEKSVVLGSGSDYEDSSKVVDLPLTKEGAYLVMIRGDNLYASGIVLVSPIDVETLEEPAAGRVRVTVRDARTRAALPKVQVKVIGTNNGDFFSGETDLRGVFVAEGVQGHVTAVARKDASQYAFYRGTNYVGSPPVPATPPPAANGQPAAGAADSPINQALDVNLKIQNSSNYMRQIQRLENRYNTAEPGKPRGAAAGGFR from the coding sequence ATGATGCGGCGATCCAGCGGGATGGTTGCGGCAGAGTCCACCTTCGCCGCGCGACACGGGCGCCCCGCGGCCCGGGTCTTCGCGATCGTCGCGAGTGCCCTGTCGGCCGCCTCCCTGGCCGGCGCGGCCGATCCTCCCGCACGCGGGCCGGAGGCGATCCGGGACGCGGCGGCGATCCAGCCGGCCGCGCCGGTCGTGCCCGGCGATGTCGTCGCGGCCATGCAGGAAGGCAAGTACGACGCCGCCGAGGGGTTGCTCGCGACGCTCGCGGCGAAGGCGGACGCGGCCGACGATCGCGCCTACCTCAACTACTTGCGGGCGGTCGCCCAACGGCTCGCGGGCCGGAGGAAGGAGGCCATCGAGACGCTCCAATCCGCGATGAAGGCGAGCCCCGGCGGGAGCTGGGTGCCCAAGATCCGGTACGAGCTCGCCGGCCTGGAGATGGCGGCGGGCAACCTCGCGGCGGCCGAGGAGCTCTCGCGCAACGAGGCCATCCGGCTCCTCGCGGACGATCGCAAGGACAGGCTGGCCGAGGTCTACCATGCGCACGCCAGGCACCTCCTCCAGCCCGACGACCCGATCCTCCAGCCGGATCCGAACGGCGCGTGGGAGCTCCTGAACCAGGCACGCGACCTCGCGAAGAGCCCGACGCTCCGCGCGCAGCTCCTGTTCTCCATGGGGAAGGCGAGCCAGCAGGCCGGCAACGATCCGCGGGCCATCGAGAACTTCCAGGCATACCTCCGCGAGTATCCCGGGGGCGCGGATCGCTTCGCCGCGAAGTATCGCCTCGGCGAGGTCCAGAGGCATACCAATGCCCTGCTGCCGGCACGATTGACGTGGACGGACCTGGCCCGCGAGATCGAGAAACTGCCGCCCCAGCAGCGCACCCGCGATGCGGATTCGATCCGGGCCGATGCGCTCGCCGGCATCCCGTCCACGTACGGAATCCCGACGCCGCAGGACGACGCGAACCTCAGCCTCGGCGTCGCGGCGCTCCGGCGGTGTCTCGCCGCCTACCCATCTCATCGCGGAGCCGTCCGGGCCGCGTACGAGGTCGGTGCCTCCTACCTCGCCCGCGGCAAGAGCGACGCGGCCCTCGAGGCGTTCCGGCAATTCCTGAAGGGCGATGAGTTCCGCGTCGAGTCCGACGAGGCGCGTCGCGATCAGGCCGAGCTGCTCATGACGGCCACCTTCCAGTCCGCCCAGATCCTCCAGGGCCAGCAGAAATACGCCGAGGCCATCGCCGGCTGGCGGGGATACCTGGGCAAGTTCCCCAACGGCCCGCAGAGCGCAGACGCCCAGCGGGCCATCCTGGACACGGAACTCCTGGTCGCGGCCGATCACCTCGCCCGCGAGCGGTATGCGGAGGCGAGGGCCGCGTGGAATGCGTTCGTCGCCGGCAATCCGCTCGATCCCCGCGTGCCGGAGCTCCTCTTCCAGGTCGGGGAGTCGTTCGCGAAGGAGAAGAAGTATGACGAGGCCATCGCCTCGTGGGGGCCGCTGACGACCAAGTTCCCGGCCAGCGAGCCGGCGGCACACGCCCAGTTCCTCACGGCCTCCCTGTTCGAGAGCGAGAAGGCGGATCCCGCCGGCGCGATCGAGCGATTCCGGAAGATCGCCGTCGAGCCCTGGAAGTCCCAGGCCCTCCAGCACGTCGCGGTCATGGAGAGCCTGGCCCTGGCCGTGATGACGCCCCGCGCCTTCCGCACCGGGGAGACTCCCGGCCTGAAGATCACGAGCCGGAACCTGGAGAAGCTCACGTTCACGGCCTATCGGCTCAACGCCGAGGCCTACTTCCGCAAGAAGCACGGGCTGGGGAACGTCGAGTCCCTGGACATCGGCCTGGTCGCCCCCGATGCCGAGTGGACGTCCGAGGTCCCGGGCTATGCGAAGTACCGTCCCGTCGAGGCGACCTATGAGCTCAAGTCGCTGGAGCGGCCGGCCGTCTACGTCGTCAAGGTCACCGACCAGAAGCATCTGCAGGCGACCACGCTCGTCGTCTCCAGCGACATCGAGGCCGTGCTCAAGACGTCGCGGGATCAGGTCCTCGTCTTCGCCCAGGACATGAAGACGGGGAAGGGACGGCCGAGGGCGAAGGTCCTCCTCTCCGATGGCGGCCAGGTCGTCCTCGAGGCGGAGACGGGAGCCGATGGCGTCCTGATCCACGACTGGTCGCCCGCCAGGCCGGGGAGCTCGCACCTCGCATACCTGATCCTCGACGGCGGCAACGTGGCCGGGTCTGGCCTCGCCGTCCCGGAGAAGGTTTCGCAAGGCCTCTCGCCCCGGGCTTACATCTACGCCGATCGCCCGGCGTATCGGCCCGGCCAGACGGTGGCGGTCCGGGGCGTGGTCCGCGAGGTCCAGAACGGCCAGTACGCGAATGTTCCCGGAGCCTTGTATCGCTTCGAGGTGACCGACAGCCGCGGCAGGCAGCTCGTCTCTCGGAACGTGACCCTGTCCGAATTCGGCACGTTCCGCGAGTCGTTCCCCATCGACCGCGGGGCGCCCGTGGGGACCTATCGCATCAGGGCCTATCAGCCGGGCAAGAGCGAGTTCTCGGGCGCCTTCGAGGTGCAGTCCTATCAGCTCGAGCCCATCGAGCTCGCCTTCGACCTGAAGAAGTCGATCTACTATCGCGGCGAGGCCGTGGAGACCGACGTGGTCGCGAAATATCAGTATGGCGCCCCGGTCGCCGGTAGACCGATCGAGGTCAACCTCCCGGACGGCCGCATCCTCCACGGGGAGACCGACAACGCGGGCAAGTTCCACCTCGGTTTCTCGACCGACGCGTTCGCCGAGGATGCCTCGCTGCGAATCGTGGCAAGGCTCACCCAGGACAACGTCGAGGCCGGCGCCGTGGTCATGCTCGCGACGCGCGGATTCGACATCGGGCTCAGGACGCGTCGAGACGTCTTCCTGGATGGAGAATCGTTCCCCGTCACCGCGACCACGACCGATGCGAAGGGCGCGCCGATCGGCCAGTCGCTCAGCCTATCGGTCATCAAGATGGTCACGCAGGCGGGCCGGGTGACCGAGCGCGAGGTCGAGCGGAAGACGGTGGCGACGGATGCGAAGACAGGGACCGCCAGCCTGACCTTCCGGGTCGATGACAAGGACGGCGGAAGTTTCCGGCTGCGGGCCGCCGGCTCCGACCAGTTCGGCAACCCGATCGTGACGGACCACGCCATCTACATCTCGGGCAAGAAGGACGAGAACCACCTGCGGATCCTCGCGGATCGCCAGCAATTCAAGCTGGGCGAGCAGGCTGAGGTTAACCTCCACAGCAGGGGCCGGGCCGGCACCGCGCTGCTGACCTGGGAAGCCGACAAGATCCTCTCCTACAAGCTCGTCACCCTGAAGGAGGGTGACAATCCGCTGGCATGGCCGGTCGACGGGCCGCAGTTTCCCAATTTCACCCTCACGGCGTCGCGGATGTGGGAGAACACGTTCGACCAGGCGAAGCTCGATGTCCAGGTCGAGCGGGAGCTGACGGTCACCGTGAAGCCCGTCAGGCCGACGGTCGGGCCCGGCGAGGAGGTCGAGCTCGAGGTCACGGCCGCGGACCAGCTCGGCCGGCCCGCCGCCGCCGAGCTGTCGATCGCCATGATCGACCGGGCGCTGCTGCGGCTCCACCCCGATCGCATGCCGGCCATCGCCTCCTTCTTCTACGATCAGACCAGGACGGGCGCCTTCTCGACCGAGTCGTCGAACACGTTCCGCTACGTGCCCGCGACCGTCCCGGTCGCCCGCGCCGTCGTCGATGAGGCCGAGAGGATCGCCGCCGTCGCGGCGAACGCGGCGGACCGCAAGGACGTTCAGCAGGCGGCCCAGAGTCAGGTCGCCCTGTCCCTGCCGGCGCCCTCGGCGCCTGGGGATCCGGATCGCCTGCAAGCCAAAGGCGCGATGATGGGCGGCTATGGCGGGGCGGGCGGTGCGCCAGCAGAGGCGGCCGGACGGCGTGAGCTCGCGTCCAAGAGGCGTTCGGCCGGGGCACGCGACAAGCGCAAGGCCGACGTCTCGAAGGACGCGGAAGGCTCAGGATATTTCCAGCAATTGCGCGGCGAAGCAGGGGAAGCGTCGGCGGAGGATTTCGACGACCGCGTCGCGCTCGGAGATGCACCCTCCAATCAGCCCGGCTCGCCTCGTCAGCGGTTCGTGGAGACGGCCTACTGGAACCCGAGCGTGGTGACCGGAAAGGACGGCAAGGGCCGGGTCGCTTTCAAGGCCCCGGGATCGCTGTCCGACTACCTCATCACGGCGCGGGGTGTGACCGGGGGAGACACGCTGGTCGGACAGACCACGACGTCGCTCACGATCCGCAAGGACTTCTTCGTGGACCTGAAGGCGCCGGGGGCCCTGACTCAAGGGGACAGGCCGCGGGTGATCGCCCGGGTCCATCACGTCGGCGTCATCGGCACGGTGGACCTGCGACTGACGGTCTACGGCGGCGGCCGGGAGGAGGTCTTCCCCAAGGCCCTGGAAATCAAGGGCGACGGGGTGGACGAGGTACTCATGGATGGCTTCGAGACCCCCGACACCGACTCGGTCCGGCTGACGCTGGCCGGCACGCTGGGCGCCTCCCGCGATGAGGTGACGGCCGAGATCCCGGTCCGGCCGTGGGGCGTCCAGGCCTATGCCTCGGAATCGGGTACGACCAGCGACGGCACGGCCGTCTTCGTGGGCCTGCCGAAGGGGAGGGCGTACGAGAGCCCCGAGATGGTCGTCCTGATCTCGCCGACGCTCCGACGCATGCTGATCGAGCTGGCCATGGGCCGCGAGTCCCGCGTCGACTCGCCCGGGCTGAGCTGCCGGATCGCCCCGCCGCCCGCGAACACCACGGCCGATCGGGCGGCGGACCTGCTGGCCGCGACGTCGGCCCTCGCGTACCTCCGCGCGACGCGGTCGGCCGGCTCGCCTGACGTGCAGAGGATCACGTCCCGAATCCAGGGGCTCGTCGCCGAATTGACCGCCGCGCAGAATGAGGACGGCGGATGGCCCTGGGTCGCCGCCGGCCCGATCCCGAGGCAGAACGAGAAGGCCCCGGCCGCCGTGGGCAGCGAGCGGCTGACCTCGGCCGCGGTCTTCTGGTCGCTGTCCGCGGCGGAGCAGGCCGGGCTGGTCCCGGATGCGAAGGTCCTGGACAAGGCCGCCGGATGGCTGACCCAGGCGGTCACGGCGGGCACCAGCTCCCGCGACCTGGACGCCCGCGCCACGATCCTCCACGCCCTCAGCACCCGTCACGCGGCGACCTTCGAGATGGCGAACAGCCTCAATCGGGAGCGGCAGGTGCTGTCGAACGCCGCGCTGGCCTACCTCGCCCTCACCTTCGCCAACCTCAGTCGTCCCGAGCTGGGCGGGGAGCTGGCCGCGATCCTCGTCCCCCGCGCCAAGGTCGAGCCGACCGCGCCGGGCCGGCCGTCGCGGCTCTACTGGGAGGGCTCCGGCCAGTCGGCGAACGCGAGGGGGTCGGTGGAGACGACGGCGCTCGTGTCCCTGGCCCTGGCGAGGGTCCGCCCCAACGGCAATGAGCTCGATCGGGCCGCCGAGTGGCTCCACGCCCATCGCTTCGGCTACGGCTGGAATCCCCACCGCGCCAAGGGAGCGGCGGTCGCGGCGCTCGCCCTCTATCACGGCCGCTCGAAGGGGGCCGAGGACCGCTATCGCCTGACGGTCACCGTCAACGACGCGAAGGTCGCCGAGCTCGACGTCGCGGGTGCCGGCGAGAGCCGGGAGATCCGCGTGCCCACGAAGGCCCTCAAGGCGGGCGATGCCAATCGCGTCGGCCTGGCGATGGAAGGCCGCGGCACGTTCAGCTACTCGGTGACCATGACCGGCTTCAGCCGCGACTTCGGGCCGGACCAGGACCGCACGAATCGACCCGCCTGGGTGGATCGCCGCGTCTACTGGCCCGCGCCCCGCGAGCTCGACGGCAAGGTGCTCCCCTCCAATTTCAGCGTGGCCGTCAATCCCAGCACCTGGGAGAACACGATCAGCCAGGTGCCCCTGGGGGGCAAGAGCCGCGTCGGGCTGGTCGTCTGGAGGAACGTCCCGGATACCACGCCCGAGTGGGAGCGCGACTTCCTCGTCGTCGAGGAGCAGCTCCCCGCCGGGACGACGCTGATCGCGGGATCGGTCATCACCTCCGCCAGCTCCTACACGCTGGCCGACGGCGTCCTGACCTTCTACTTCGCCCCGGACCAGAATCCCGGCGGCATCCAGTACGACGTCTACGGCTACCTCCCCGGCCAGTACCGCGCCCTGCCGACCTCGGTCCGCAGCGCCTATGATCCGGGGCGTTCGCACCTCGGCCAGCCGAGCGACTTCAAGGTCCTGTCGCCGGGGGAGAAGAACACGGACGAATACCGGGTCACGCCGGACGAGCTCTACGCCGCCGGCAAGATCCACTTCGACGCCGGCCGCTACGCCGAGGCCGCCGCGTCCCTCGAGCCGCTCTTCGCGGCCTACACGCTCCGGGAGGACGTGCTCAAGGACGCCGCCCGGATGCTGCTCCTCATCAACATCGCCCCGTACGACGCCCGCAAGGTGGTCCAGTACTTCGAGGTCGTCAAGGAGAAGGCCCCCGAGCTGATCCTGGACTTCGACAAGCTCCTCGTGATCGGCAAGGCGTATCGGGACATCAACGAGTACGAGCGGGCGACGATCGTCTGGCGGGGCCTCATCGAGGCGAGCTACCTCGAGGACGCCCGCGTCGGCGAGCTGCTCCGACAGCGGGGCAAGACGCTCGAGGCGACCGCGTACCTGATCGGCCTCTGGCGCACGTATCCGAACACGCCCTCGATCGAGAGCGACTTCTTCGGCCTCTCGCAAATCCTGGCCAAGGGCGCCGCGGAGGCCTTCACCGAGCCCAGGCTGCGGGCGGAGCTGGCGGCCGCCGGCGTCACGCGGTCGCAACTCCTCCTCCAGACCATTCGCATGGTCCAGGTCTTCCTCTCCCAGTCGCCGACCAATCCGATGGCCGACGAGGCGAGCCTGGCCCTCGTGAACGCGTTCATCGAGCTGGAGGACTATGAGGGGGTCGTCAAGCTCGCGGGCCGCTTCGCCGCGACCTATCCCAGGAGCTCGTACCTGGACGCCTTCCAGTACAGCGAGGCCCTCGCCAACTTCCACCTGGGCCGGTATGACCGGGCGGTCGAGGTGGCGGAGAAGATCTCCAGGGCCGTCTACAAGGACGCATCCGGCGTGGACCAGCCGAGCCCCAACAAGTGGCAGGCGATCTACATCCTCGGCCAGATCTTCGACGCCCGCCGGGTGCCGGCGAAGGCGGTCGACTACTACAAGCAGGTTGCCGATCGGTTCACCGACGCGGCCTCCGCGATCCAGTTCTACACCAGGAAGGAGCTCAGGGTCCCGGAGGTCTCCATCGTCAGGCCCCAGCCGCGGCCCGCGGTCGCCGGCGCGGAGGGGCCCGGCCCCCGGCCGCCGACCGGGCTCCGCGCGGTCGGGCTGGAGCCGGCGGGCGCGGGCGTGGAGGGCCTGTCGAAGCCCGGCATCAAGCTGGAATACCGCAACATCGCGAAGGCCGAGGTCACGGCGTACCCGGTTGACCTGATGCAGCTCTACCTCGCCAGGAGGAACCTCAACGCCATCGCCGGCATCGACCTGGCGGGCATCACGCCCCTCGTCGAGAAGAGCGTCGTGCTCGGCTCGGGCTCCGACTACGAGGACTCGTCGAAGGTCGTCGACCTGCCGCTCACGAAGGAGGGGGCGTACCTGGTGATGATCCGCGGCGACAACCTCTACGCGTCGGGCATCGTGCTCGTCTCGCCGATCGACGTGGAGACACTCGAGGAGCCCGCGGCCGGCCGGGTCCGGGTGACCGTCCGGGATGCCAGGACCAGGGCCGCGTTGCCGAAGGTCCAGGTGAAGGTGATCGGCACGAACAACGGCGACTTCTTCTCCGGCGAGACCGACCTGCGGGGGGTATTCGTGGCGGAGGGCGTCCAGGGGCACGTCACCGCCGTCGCCCGCAAGGACGCGTCGCAGTACGCCTTCTATCGGGGCACGAATTACGTCGGCTCCCCGCCGGTCCCCGCCACGCCCCCGCCGGCGGCAAACGGCCAGCCCGCCGCGGGGGCGGCGGACTCGCCGATCAACCAGGCGCTCGACGTGAACCTGAAGATTCAGAACTCGAGCAACTACATGAGGCAGATTCAGCGGCTGGAGAATCGCTACAATACCGCGGAGCCGGGCAAGCCCCGCGGTGCCGCCGCGGGCGGATTCCGCTGA